One stretch of Robbsia betulipollinis DNA includes these proteins:
- the queG gene encoding tRNA epoxyqueuosine(34) reductase QueG, producing MEPPNVGRSVAALSVPALAELATRIKTWGRELGFDAVGIGDIDLSGAEEGLQAWLDAGYHGDMDYMEKHGLRRARPAELVPGTLRVISVRLPYLPGAVLAAGHADTAPTPDWRAGERARLADPSAAVVSVYARGRDYHKVLRQRLQRLADRIAAAIGPFGHRVFTDSAPVMEVELARRAGVGWRGKHTLLLARDAGSFFFIGEMYVDLPLPTDMATAAAPLPPADGAHCGACRRCIDACPTGAIVAPYRLDARRCISYLTIEHKGSIPEPLRAAIGNRVYGCDDCQTVCPWNKFAQAAPVADFDTRNGLDRASLLDLFGWSEADFDRRLEGSAIRRIGHAQWLRNLAVGLGNALRAPPPAAPDAAQRQAIVAALHGRAAHPCATVREHVEWALLAAEPIR from the coding sequence TTCGACGCCGTCGGCATCGGCGATATCGACCTGTCCGGCGCCGAGGAAGGGTTGCAGGCCTGGCTCGACGCAGGTTACCACGGCGACATGGATTATATGGAAAAACACGGCCTGCGGCGCGCCCGTCCAGCGGAGCTGGTGCCGGGAACGCTGCGGGTCATCAGCGTGCGGTTGCCGTATCTGCCGGGGGCGGTGTTGGCGGCAGGCCACGCGGATACGGCGCCGACGCCCGATTGGCGGGCCGGCGAGCGCGCGCGCCTTGCCGACCCGAGCGCCGCCGTGGTCTCCGTCTACGCCCGGGGACGCGATTATCACAAAGTGTTACGGCAGCGCCTGCAACGCCTGGCGGACCGCATCGCCGCCGCGATCGGTCCCTTCGGCCATCGCGTGTTCACGGACTCGGCGCCGGTGATGGAGGTCGAGCTCGCGCGCCGCGCGGGCGTCGGCTGGCGCGGCAAGCACACCTTGCTGCTGGCGCGCGATGCCGGCTCGTTCTTTTTCATCGGCGAGATGTACGTGGATCTGCCGTTGCCCACCGACATGGCCACCGCCGCCGCCCCCCTGCCGCCGGCCGATGGCGCCCATTGCGGCGCGTGCCGCCGCTGCATCGACGCCTGCCCCACCGGGGCGATCGTCGCGCCCTACCGGCTGGACGCCCGGCGCTGCATTTCCTATCTGACGATCGAGCACAAGGGCAGCATTCCGGAGCCGCTGCGCGCGGCCATCGGCAATCGCGTCTACGGCTGCGACGATTGCCAGACCGTCTGCCCGTGGAACAAGTTCGCCCAGGCCGCGCCGGTCGCGGATTTCGATACGCGCAACGGCCTGGACCGGGCATCGCTGCTCGATCTGTTCGGCTGGAGCGAGGCCGATTTCGATCGCCGCCTGGAAGGCAGCGCGATCCGCCGCATCGGCCATGCGCAATGGCTGCGCAATCTCGCGGTGGGATTGGGCAATGCACTGCGCGCGCCGCCACCCGCCGCGCCCGATGCCGCGCAACGGCAGGCGATCGTCGCGGCGCTGCATGGCCGGGCCGCGCACCCGTGCGCGACGGTGCGCGAACATGTCGAATGGGCGCTGTTGGCCGCCGAACCAATTCGATAG